One genomic window of Camelina sativa cultivar DH55 chromosome 5, Cs, whole genome shotgun sequence includes the following:
- the LOC104788929 gene encoding glycine-rich protein 23-like: MGAGGNGGGVGGDGSGGGHGGFWSFWSGGGGGDGGGGGWGGGGGGFGGDGGGGGFGGGGGGGVGGDGNGGGHGGFWSFWSGAGGGDGGGGGWGGGGWGGGGFGGDGGGGGFGGGGGGGDGGGGGGGGGGGC; the protein is encoded by the exons ATGGGTGCTGGAGGAAATGGAGGTGGCGTTGGCGGTGATGGAAGTGGCGGGGGTCATGGAGGGTTTTGGTCCTTTTGGAGTGGTGGTGGCGGAGGGGATGGAGGTGGAGGCGGCTGGGGCGGAGGCGGAGGCGGCTTTGGTGGTGACGGAGGTGGTGGAGGTTTTGGCGGCGGCGGCGGGG GTGGCGTTGGCGGTGATGGAAATGGCGGGGGTCATGGAGGGTTTTGGTCCTTTTGGAGTGGTGCTGGTGGAGGAGACGGAGGTGGAGGCGGCTGGGGCGGAGGCGGCTGGGGCGGAGGCGGCTTTGGTGGTGATGGAGGTGGTGGAGGTTTTGGCGGCGGCGGTGGGGGTGGGGATGGAGGTggaggcggcggaggaggaggaggaggttgcTGA